The proteins below come from a single Burkholderia contaminans genomic window:
- a CDS encoding response regulator, whose product MSAPDTARPVARLLLVDDHPLVRDGLRMRLEAADLSVVGEAGNADEALALAASLEPDLALMDVGMNGMNGITLAGVFHERFPGIRVLMLSMHDNVEYVTQAVRAGASGYLLKDSPASEIVRAIGAVLAGQTFFSEGLAARMIQASATASPLDRLTPRERDILDALAEGLSSKQIAQQTGLSVRTVETHRLNLKRKLEIEGQAELIKFAVEHRRK is encoded by the coding sequence ATGAGCGCCCCCGACACCGCCCGGCCCGTCGCCCGACTGTTGCTCGTCGACGATCACCCGCTCGTGCGCGACGGCTTGCGGATGCGGCTCGAAGCGGCCGACCTGTCCGTGGTCGGCGAAGCCGGCAACGCCGACGAGGCGCTCGCGCTCGCCGCGTCGCTCGAACCCGATCTCGCGCTGATGGACGTCGGCATGAACGGGATGAACGGCATCACGCTCGCGGGCGTGTTCCACGAGCGCTTTCCGGGCATCCGCGTGCTGATGCTGTCGATGCACGACAACGTCGAATACGTGACGCAGGCCGTGCGTGCCGGCGCGAGCGGCTACCTGCTGAAGGATTCGCCCGCGAGCGAGATCGTGCGCGCGATCGGCGCGGTGCTGGCCGGCCAGACGTTCTTCAGCGAAGGGCTCGCCGCACGGATGATCCAAGCGAGCGCGACCGCGTCGCCGCTCGACCGGCTCACGCCGCGCGAACGCGACATCCTCGACGCGCTGGCGGAAGGGCTGTCGAGCAAGCAGATCGCGCAGCAGACGGGGCTGTCGGTGCGCACGGTCGAGACGCACCGGCTCAATCTGAAGCGCAAGCTGGAAATCGAAGGGCAGGCGGAGCTGATCAAGTTCGCGGTCGAACATCGGCGAAAGTAG
- a CDS encoding MlaC/ttg2D family ABC transporter substrate-binding protein — protein MKRHLFAFVAAAAVSVSAFAQSAPVDIVRNAVEGTVNAMKADPAARGGDMAKVSAVVEQRFLPATNFERTTRIAVGDAWKQATPQQQQELYKQFKLLMTRTYAASLAQLGGQDAKFSFKAGGASGADALVQSTVTTPGDSQSVGYRLGKVGNDWKIYDIDMSGAWLIQVYQGQFKSQLASGGIDGLIAYLQKHNSRTN, from the coding sequence ATGAAACGTCATCTGTTTGCTTTCGTCGCGGCGGCCGCCGTGTCGGTTTCCGCTTTCGCGCAGAGCGCGCCGGTCGATATCGTCCGCAATGCGGTCGAGGGCACCGTCAACGCGATGAAGGCCGATCCGGCCGCACGCGGCGGTGACATGGCGAAGGTCTCGGCAGTCGTCGAGCAGCGCTTCCTGCCCGCGACCAACTTCGAGCGCACGACCCGCATCGCGGTCGGCGACGCGTGGAAGCAGGCCACGCCGCAACAGCAGCAGGAGCTGTACAAGCAGTTCAAGCTGCTGATGACGCGCACCTACGCCGCATCGCTCGCGCAGCTCGGCGGCCAGGATGCGAAGTTCTCGTTCAAGGCCGGCGGTGCGTCGGGCGCCGACGCGCTCGTCCAGTCGACGGTCACGACGCCGGGCGACAGCCAGTCGGTCGGCTATCGTCTCGGCAAGGTCGGCAACGACTGGAAGATCTACGACATCGACATGTCGGGCGCGTGGCTGATCCAGGTCTACCAGGGCCAGTTCAAGAGCCAGCTCGCATCGGGCGGGATCGATGGGCTGATCGCGTATCTGCAGAAGCATAATTCGCGGACGAATTGA